The genomic segment CGGCCCGCCCCCTCAGCCCGACGTCAGCCGGGTCGGCTGGATGCCGGTGAGGAGGGTGTTCAGGGCCCGGTCGATGTCCGCGCCGAGGAACCAGTCGCCGGTGTGGTCGACGCTGTAGACCCGCCCCTCGGTGTCCATCGCGAGGACCGCCTGCCCCTCGCTCTCCTGGCCCAGGGGGCTGATCTCGGTCTCCAGGGCCCGGCCGAGGTCGCCCAGGGTGCGGGCGAGGTGGAGGCCGCCGAGCGGGTCGATGCGCACGGAGGCGGGGGCGATCTGCCGGCCGGGTCCGGGGGCCGGGATGTGCAGGTTGCCGAACTCCGCCCACGCCTCGACCACCGCCGGGAACACCGCGTGCTCGTGTCCCGCCGGCGAGGTGTGGGCGCGCAGCGCGTC from the Streptomyces sp. NBC_01335 genome contains:
- a CDS encoding SUKH-3 domain-containing protein, with product MQNVSQHDPGRRIPGQHDLSRHDPIRDHSTRFTPAVEKALRAAGWEPGRWIIRQAEEWADALRAHTSPAGHEHAVFPAVVEAWAEFGNLHIPAPGPGRQIAPASVRIDPLGGLHLARTLGDLGRALETEISPLGQESEGQAVLAMDTEGRVYSVDHTGDWFLGADIDRALNTLLTGIQPTRLTSG